gatttttaaaaaaaattgtagtgaaCCAACAAAAGCTAAAAAGTTCCTTCTAATCATGGGCTTACTCAATTGCAGTTTAAAATGTGGTGTCTTCATTGCCGTTCAGTTCAACATACTTTCTAACTTCCACTTGATTTAAAAGTCATGTTGGATAGTGTATATATAAGCCAGCTTGTTTAAAAACAGGTATGATTAATGGCATCTTAGAGAACTCCTCTCTCCTGAACTGACTGAAGAATTTCTGTACTTTGCCACGTTCCATTTTTCCATGGAAATGGTGCTCTCCAGTGAGCCTCTCAACTCTGCCATGTCACTGGTCTACCCGGTCTGGGAGCCTATCAAGAAAAGAGATCTCTCTATCATTAATTCAATGTATTCTGATTCAGGAGATGCAGACTGACTCCCATCATTGGCCTTAATTGGGTCAATGCTTTTCAGTGAATTTGAAACATGCATCAGAGGCACATGATTTACATCGTAGTTGACTGACTCCCTGCACGCTGAGGACTTCTATCATGTTCCCGTCCAAAAGTGCCTTAGTTATACATTTTGTGTTTCTGAGAGCACAAACTACACAACTAACTGGTGGGGACTACCATATGGAACTGACTGATTTTGAATCCCAGCTCACtggttctcatttttctttttttctttttttttttttttttttttgatttctggGAGTCTGTAGTCCAGACCTGTAATGAAGGAATTGAAGAAATAACCacaaggtgtgtgtatgtgtgcatggaaGTGGGTTCCAGACCTCCTGGGCACACTGTGGGAGCATCTCAGGTGTGCGCCCCTCTGCCTGGGGACCCAGAGATGAGCAATCCGGAGACCAGGAGGTTAAGGAAGCATTTATTGAAAACCTGTGGTGTGTCTCTGGCCCAGACCAAGAGGCTGAGTTAAGCATAGGCTTCAATCAGTCACAGGAGCCTGGAGGTCTTAAGCCTGACTCCTACTCCTCAACAGTAGACTCAGCTGAGACAGGCTGTATCAAAATAGCTCCTTTATTAGCGCCTTGGGCCAAGGTCAGGGGTGGAGAGTATCCTCCTGGCCTATGAGGATAGCAAGCCCTGCTCGGTGTGCAGCTCCAGGTCTTTCTCCTCATGGGCTTTTAGGGGCTTGGAACTGGCCTGCAGGAGGTTAGTGTTCAGGATGGGAATCTACAGTCACCCCCATGGCCACACGGTCGCCTCCTACCCCATCACCACCTTGGGTGGACAGCCTATGGGAAAGCCTCTCCCCACAAACCATCCTCTGAGGAGTCCCACGACACCCTCCCTTgtcctcctgcccttcccccatCCCTTCAGTAGCCGTCTCTGTTCCCTGACACCCAGTTCTGGGGCTTACCACATCTCCTGGGCCAGCCTCTTCCTCTTGTGTGCTCTGGGCTTGGGCAGGGACCTGTGTCCCATGCTTTTCCAGCTCCTCCTTCAGCCTAGACAGGAAGAGGTAggatggggaaggaagaaagggaaagggcgCCAAGAGGTTTTCAAGAGTCAGAGAGACAGAAGGTTGAGAGAGGAGATACAACACTGGTCACTTTCCTGGTGGGGGTTGAGGGGACAGGGCTTCCACGCACACCTCTGCCGCTTCTGCTGCAGTTGCTGGCACTTCTGCTGCAGCTGCTGGTGGTGCTGGGCAGCAGCTGCTAGGAGCTCCTCAGCCTTCCTGTGCTCTTCCTGAAACAGCTGCCTGGGGGGCCCAGGAGGGGGTGGTTAGCACTGGCCACTCCCTCCTCCCCCGCCTTCACCTCCACATCTTACACTGTGGCTGCTGCCTCCTGGCTGCGGAGAAAGAGGCCGTCATCAAGGGTGGAGGGGCCCTCAGCACCACACAGGGAGCACAGCTGTTGCTTCACATCTTCCAGCTTCACCTTGACCAGCTTCTCTGCAGCACGAAGGGGCAAGTGAGCACACGAGGGTATGTGAGGTCAGATGAGGGCCATCCACCTTCCCTGGCCTCACCTTCCTCGAGCAGCTCCTCCTTGCTGCTGTCCAGGGTGCAGATCTCTCTTGCTAGCCGCTCTGGCCTCTGAGGCGGGCAGAAAAGAGGTCTGTCCACACCTCTTGGCTTTCTCCCATGCCTCGAAGAAGGCTATCTGGATCTTGTTTTGTACTTGCTCACCGTGGCTCACTTCCAGCAACTCTGCCCCTCTGTGTATACTAGCCACAGCCAGCCTCAGGCCCATGGCACTGGCcattccctccctgtgcccttcTGTCACCCTACATCCCTGCAGTGCTGCAGTGGGGAGGCTCATGGATTGTTATTTACAACAGAGAAACCAGCAAACACTGCGAGTCTTGGCTGTTTTCTGGAGGGTCAGGTACCAGTTAGGCTCTGCAGCTCCTTCCTACTCCCCTCCGTCCTCGTGGGGCCTCCTCACTGAGCCCTTCCCTTCTAACACTCACTGTCTATTTTCTTGTTCAGTGCCTGGGATCCTCCTGGGGGGCAAACACTGGCTGCTTATCCTCACTGTCTCCCTTGTGCCCGTGATGGTCCCAGACATATCCACGGACATTGACGGAAGACTTGACCTTGGTTTGATCAGAGATCCCCCTGGCCACTGAGTGGACCCAGGAGGGGTAGCAGGGCCACGAGGGTGGTGACAAGGGACTGGCTCTGGGCAATGTTGATCTTAGCATCACCAGGGCTTATTCAGGGACTGGATGTGGCAGGTGAGAGGAAGCGGCCCTTTGGGCCTGGCGCTGCTACGGAAGATGTGGAAGTGGGAGGAGTGGCTTTGAGGGACTCACGTGGAAGTCCCAGAGGTCCTTGTGTTGGCCCATCAGATCTTCCAGCTGCTCCTCGAAAGCCAACCTGGGGGCCAACCACAGGCATGAAGGGATATGGGCTGAGATCATCACCTTCACAGCCTGTTCATGTCTGTGAGTCTTCTGGCACAGATATCGGGGTGCTTTGCCCATGGTCTTGCTCCACTGGGAGCATCTTCACCACCTTAACCCTCCAAGGCTCAGTGTAGCCAGCTCTTCTAACCCCCATCTTTGATATTATACCCCAACTACCAGCCATCCAAACCCCCTGCCTCAGGTGCTAAGGTTTACCTCAGCTgtctctgtttttccttcttttcttcgaTCTTTACGTTCAGAGCAGAAATTCTCTCCTTGCACTCCTGCAACATGGCATGcttcctgggagaggcaaggcaGCCCTCAGCCATGTTCTCTTAAGCCCTGAGAGGGTGCTGGGCTGGGGCTTCTGCCTCCCTCTATTGAGGCTATTTTTTCCCTCCTACCTTAAGGTTCTTCTCTGTAACATGTGATGGGTAGGGGGTAATGTGAGCATTTGCCCCCTGTAAGTACTGTTGTCATGTTAAGAGAGATTAGTGCAGACATGGTCAAGTGAGCAAATGCACACACATCATATCATCTGGTTTCCCCAAAGAGCTGAAAACTCAGtgtgccagggcctggggcctcTGGTAAGAAAACAAGCTAAATAAGCATTCAGGAAGTGGGGAAATGGATGGACAAATAATTGGGTAGATAAAAGATAATGGATGGAGAGACAATGGACAAATGGTTGGTTCAATGCCTAAATGAACAGATGAGTGAACAGACAGCCAAGGAGTACGACAAAGAGTAAAAGGCAAAGAACAAAAACGAGCTGAAGAAATTTAATTGGTAATTTGGCAAATGAGTGTCTATGCCATCGAGACAGTTACCCTTAACACTACTGCCTGCTGTCGGAGCCCAAGGGGAAAGACACTCTTTGGACACTGCATTGTTTAGAGGCAGAATGAGAGCTGTGGTCTGACACTCATCTTCCTGCCTCTTTCTGCTCCACCAGAATAAAGAGGTGGGGCAGAGTTAGGCTCAGCTGGAAGCTCTTacctctgtgcctcactttccttcTCCTGGCAGTGCAGCCGGAGGATCTTCAGGGTCTCTACAGGGAGAGCAACAGGGCCCTATGAGAACCTGTCAGGGTACTGGGTTGTGGTAGGGGGAACAGGGCCAGATCACATCAGATCTGTGGACACCTAATTGAGCTTTAACATTTACTGCAAGTCTGGTGGAAGCTACAGGAGACAGGCAAGCTTTGAAAGGCTTCAGCTGCCATAGGGAGAGTGGGCTTCTGTGGGGTGGCAAAGGCACAAGCCTGGAGAGAGGGGAGCTGCATATACCTTGCTTTTTGTTCAAGATCTCCTTCAGGCGTACTTTCTCTCTGTGCACTGGAAAACAGTGATGCATTTGGGCATCAGGGACTACCCACTGCACCCTCAGGGATGG
The Saimiri boliviensis isolate mSaiBol1 chromosome 18, mSaiBol1.pri, whole genome shotgun sequence genome window above contains:
- the LOC141581973 gene encoding synaptonemal complex central element protein 1-like — its product is MAGRSPASTAEPVAGAVDGAEKAGGQDISSQKIEDLMEMVKKLQKVGSLEPQVEVLINRINEVQQAKKKANEDLEEAQTICEALQKELDSLHREKVRLKEILNKKQETLKILRLHCQEKESEAQRKHAMLQECKERISALNVKIEEKKEKQRQLRLAFEEQLEDLMGQHKDLWDFHRPERLAREICTLDSSKEELLEEEKLVKVKLEDVKQQLCSLCGAEGPSTLDDGLFLRSQEAAATVQLFQEEHRKAEELLAAAAQHHQQLQQKCQQLQQKRQRLKEELEKHGTQVPAQAQSTQEEEAGPGDVASSKPLKAHEEKDLELHTEQGLLSS